From the Mammaliicoccus sciuri genome, the window AAGTAGAAGAATTGAACGCATCTGAGTACAAGCAGCTAGAAGATAACATTCAAACACTCGTTAATAAGAGATACGAGTTGCAGAACGGAAGTGCAGAAATTGAGTTACGTAATCAAGTAAAAGATAAACAATCAGAATTAGAACGAATCAAAAGAGACCACTCATCTACTACTGAATCAAGAATTCATTCACTTATGAATGAGTTTAACGCAGAAGAAAGTACTATTTTGAATTACAAATCAAAAATGAAGAATAACCAAACTCAGATTCAATATGAAGAAGGTAGAAGAAAAGAACTTTTAGCAGAGCATAAAAGATTAAAGTCTGATTTAGAAAAGGCTAAAAATCACAAGTTTGAATATGTAGATGAAAAAGTTTGCTCGTGTTGTGGCCAAGATTTACCGAATGAAAAAGTTGAAGAGACAAGAGAAAATGCACTCAAAAAATTCAACAAAGAAAAGTCACTTCAACTTGAGGTTATTACAGGATCTATGGAAAGAGTGTTGGAAGACGGTAAAAAGATTAAACCAATCATTGATGCACTAAACGAAGAAAATAATAAACATCAAAAATTAATAGATTTAGCTACAGAGAAGTCTAAAAGAATTAAAAGTAAGATTGATAACCTGAAATCACAAATAACAGATGTAACGCAATCAAGCGAATACCAAGAAGTTCAAAGAGATATTGACAAACTCAATAAGAAACGTATGAACATTCAAGAAGAAGTAGATGATCGCCTTGATGAATTAGATTCACAGTTAAATGAATTGAATGCTGCAAAAGAACATTTAGATAAATTGAAGTCTATTGCTGCATCTAATAAGAACATCGAAAAACGTATTCAAGAATTAAGGAATAAAGAAGATGAGTTATTAGACGAGAAAGAAATTTATTCTGGCCAACTTTATAAACTGAACAAATTTACGATTACAAAAATCAATAAGTTAACAGATAACATCAATCAAAAGTTTAAATACGTGAAATTCAAATTATTTTATACGCAAGTAGATGGAGAAGTTAAAGAAACATGTGAAACAACTGTAAATGGTATTGAGTATCACAGGGGATTAAATAGTGCTAAAAAGCTTAATGCAGGATTAGATATCATTAATACATTGTGTGATCACTACAAAATTAATGCACCAATCTTTATTGATAATGCTGAATCAGTAATTGATATATTACCAACAAAATCACAACAGATTAGATTAGTTGTTAGTAAAGAAGACGATACATTGAGAATGGAGAAAAGCGTATGAAATACGAATTAGGTGATTATGTACAAATTAACAAGAGATGGAAGAAGACAAAAGAATATCTGAACGAGGAATCTTTAAAGATTGAAGATGCTAAGACTGTTGTTATTAGAAAGAAAATAGATTGTAAGGAAACTGGATTTATTGCTGGTTTTAGGTACGGCTGTACACAAGCAAAAGAAGTAATGAAAATTCTTGATGATGGTGCAGAGTTCATTCAAGTTTATAACCCTCAAGTTATTGATGTATACCTGGTAGCAACAAGAATGAATTGCCTGTATGAAGTAAGTAAAGAAGATATGCAATTAATTAAAGACGTGGAGGAATTAAGATGAAACTTAAAGTATTAAAATTAACACTCCTAATCATCATCTTGGCGGAGGAGATTAAAAGTGTTAATAAACTCATAATAAAGCTTTTAGAAATTAATAACAAGATTGCAAAATTAGAAACTGATGTTAACGAAATTCAACGAAATTACCAATCACATTAACTTTGTAACCTTTTTCTTCAGCTTCTGATTTTATTTCATCAATTGACATAAAATATTCATCTGAGTTAATTGCTGCTACAGGTTCTTCTGTTTTGTAGCTTTTTTCAAACACAGCTTGAAGCTTACTATTTAAATCTTCCCATCCTAGTAAGGACTTCTTATTATTAGGTTTTGGGTCTAACATGTTTTTTCACCACGCTTTCATAATAAATTAATTTAATTATACACAATAAAGGAGATTATATATATGACAAATAAAAACGAAGTATTAGTAAAAAATCAAAAAATGGGAGACAACGTCCTCGCTAGAGTTAAGAGTTTAGAAACACAGGGAGATTTAAAGTTTCCAGAAAACTATTCACCTGAAAACGCAATGAAATCCGCAATGTTAACACTTCAGGATTTAAAAGGTTCTAAGAAAGACGGTTATAAGCCAGCGCTTGAGTTCGCTAATCCAAACAGTATTGCTAACGCTTTAATGGATATGGTCGTACAAGGACTAAATCCAGCTAAGAATCAAGGTTATTTCATTATGTACGGAGATAACGTTCAGTTCCAAAGATCATATCTAGGTACAATGGCAGTTACAAGACGAGTTACTGGTGCTAAAGAAATAAATGCTGAAGTTATCTTTGAAGGTGATGAAGTTAAATATAAAACAAAGAACGGTAAAATTGTCGATTTAGAACATTCTCAATCATTTGGAAACAGAGATAGTAAAAAAATCATTGGTGCTTATGCAACTGTTGTATTTGAGGATGAAAGTAAAAACTATACAGAGATTATGAGCTTCGAAGAAATTGAAGAGGCGTGGAAACAATCTCAAATGGTATATGATGGCAAGTTTAAGGAAGATGGAACGCATAGAAGATTCCCTCAAGAAATGGCCAAAAAGACCGTCATTAATAGAGCATGTAAGAAACTATTAAATAGTTCTGATGATAGTAGTTTATTATCTAGTGAAGTTAAAAATAGAGACAATAGACAACGTAAAGAAATTTTAGATGCTGAAGAAGAAGCAAATGCGAATAAAGAGCTATTAGAATTCGAAGAAGTACCACATAAAGAGGCAACCGATGTTACAGATTTTGAAGAAGTAGAAGAGACTAAAGAAGAACCTGCACAACATCCAACAGAGGATGAAGAACCATTTTAATTGATATTATAGCAACTGGTTCAAGTGGTAACTGCTATCGTATTTCAGATGGCAGAACCACACTTTTATTAGAAGCAGGAGTGAAGTTTGAAAAGGTACAAAAAGCCCTTCAATACAGAACAAGAGATATAGCAGGTTGTCTCATCACTCATGAACATGGTGATCATGCTAAATATACAGACCAGTATTTAAAGAACGGAATTAATTGTTACATGACCAGGGGAACAATGAAAGCAAAAAATATTCAAAGTCACAGACTGCATGCAGTAAAAGCTAAACAGGAAACTAGAATCGGTACATGGTCAATTTTACCTTTTGAAATAGAACATGATGCAGCTGAACCAGTTGGCTTTTTACTAAAAAGTACACAAGGTTATAAAGTCTTGTACTTAACAGATACAAAGTATTGTAAGTATAGTTTTAAAGGTTTAACGCACTTGATGTTAGAAGTGAATTATATCTACGAAAAAATGCAAGAGAATGTGCAAAAAGGCTCTATTCATCAAGGGTTGGCTAACAGGATAATGGATTCACATTTTAGCTTAGAATATGCATTAAAACTACTGAGGGTGAATGATTTAACACAGTTGCAACAGATTCATCTAATACACCTTAGTAATACCAATTCTGATGCTCAATTAATCAAACAGCAGGTACAAGAAGCAAGTGGTGTACCTGTCTATATCGGAGGTTTATAAATGGATAATAATGATTGTAAGTTTATTGGCCGAATAACAAAAGACTTAGAGCTAAGAGAATCAACAAATGGCACAAAGTACTTACTATTTGATATTGCGGTTCAAAGAAGATTTAAAAATAATGAAGATGAATATGAGAGTGATTTTATTAATTGTATTGCCTTTAATAAAACTGCTGAATTTATAAACAACTATGCAAAGAAAGGCTATTTAATAGGTGTTGAAGGCGAGATACAAAATAATAATCGTGAACGTCAAGATGGCACGATTAATTATGGTACGCAATTGAAAGTGAGTAAAGTTAATTCACAAGTTCTATTTTTGAATAAAGAAAAATCTACTAATAGTACTAATCAATCAGGTAATGCTCAAAGTGGCCAAAGAAATAAAACGAATCAAGGTTCGTATCAATCAAATGGCAGTAATCCATTTTCAAATGCCAATGGACCGATAGATATCAACGACGATGATTTGCCATTTTAATTTAACCAGTTTTGAAAGTGAGGTGTGGAGTTATGACTGGTTGGATTAAAGTACACCGTCAAGTTATGGATCATTGGATTTGGGAAGATGCGGAAAGGTTTAAGTGGTGGATGGAAATAATACTATTAACTAACCACACTGATAAAAAAACTGTAATTGGTGGAGAACTCATCACTATTAGAAGAGGTACATTTCATACTTCAGAATTAAAACTTTCAGAACGTTGGGGAGTTTCCAGAAACAGAGTAAGAAGGTTTTTACAGTTGTTAGAAGATGACGACATGATAAGTACAAAAAAGACAACAAACGGAACAACTATAAAAGTCCATAACTACGGGGTTTATCAAGGGAAAAATGAAGAAGAAAAACAGCCAATGAAACAACCAACGAAACAACGAGCGGAACACCCAACGGAACAACAGACGGAACAACAAGAGGACAGCGGACGATACAAGACTAAGAATGTAAAGAAGGATAAGAATGTAAAGAATGAAAAGAATGAGAAGAAGAAGGTGTCCACCGTCTACGACTTTTATCAAGAATCAGGATTCGGAATTATTAATCAATACACTGCACAAGATATCACTTATTACTTAGAAAGCTTTGAGAATGATTCAGATGAAATAGTAACTGCAGCATTAAAGTTAGCACTCGATAGAAATAAAGTGAACTGGGGATATGCTAAAGCTATTTTAAAGGATTGGTTAAAGTCTAATCTTAAATCAATGGATGAGGTACGCGCATATGAAAAGCAAAAGATGACCAATTATAAAAATAAGAGCAATGAGCCTTATATATTAAAGTCAATTGAAAAAACGCCGCAATGGGTTTCAGATAACAGCTATAAAAACAAGAGAAGTAGTGAAGAGGAAAGAATGTCAACGGAAGAACGTAAAGCTTTTGAAGAAACAAAAAAACAAATGGAAAAAGAAATAATTGAATGGAGTGAAGAATTTGGGCGTACTACTTAAAGGTAAAACGATAGGTGAAGTATTTGAATTATTAGAGGAACTAAAATCTGTTAAAGCTGTAGCTGAAAGAATTG encodes:
- a CDS encoding AAA family ATPase, whose product is MQLKLNKLVMENFAGFKNQIFEFNGQDADIFGQNGTGKTTTATALQWLLFDKGLDGTTKSFNPVPEDENGEELYELIPIVIAEFEIDGGLLTLKKESHPKYSTNQKTNRKEYTRSRTKYQYVNDEKVKVTDCKNRVAEVVDEEVFKLITNPTAFNNLDWKKRRELLFQIADDITDDDVIASDSELEGLKELLTDHDIETKKKIVGDKIKQINQQIKDILTRINEASHSLVEVEELNASEYKQLEDNIQTLVNKRYELQNGSAEIELRNQVKDKQSELERIKRDHSSTTESRIHSLMNEFNAEESTILNYKSKMKNNQTQIQYEEGRRKELLAEHKRLKSDLEKAKNHKFEYVDEKVCSCCGQDLPNEKVEETRENALKKFNKEKSLQLEVITGSMERVLEDGKKIKPIIDALNEENNKHQKLIDLATEKSKRIKSKIDNLKSQITDVTQSSEYQEVQRDIDKLNKKRMNIQEEVDDRLDELDSQLNELNAAKEHLDKLKSIAASNKNIEKRIQELRNKEDELLDEKEIYSGQLYKLNKFTITKINKLTDNINQKFKYVKFKLFYTQVDGEVKETCETTVNGIEYHRGLNSAKKLNAGLDIINTLCDHYKINAPIFIDNAESVIDILPTKSQQIRLVVSKEDDTLRMEKSV
- a CDS encoding recombinase RecT, whose amino-acid sequence is MTNKNEVLVKNQKMGDNVLARVKSLETQGDLKFPENYSPENAMKSAMLTLQDLKGSKKDGYKPALEFANPNSIANALMDMVVQGLNPAKNQGYFIMYGDNVQFQRSYLGTMAVTRRVTGAKEINAEVIFEGDEVKYKTKNGKIVDLEHSQSFGNRDSKKIIGAYATVVFEDESKNYTEIMSFEEIEEAWKQSQMVYDGKFKEDGTHRRFPQEMAKKTVINRACKKLLNSSDDSSLLSSEVKNRDNRQRKEILDAEEEANANKELLEFEEVPHKEATDVTDFEEVEETKEEPAQHPTEDEEPF
- a CDS encoding MBL fold metallo-hydrolase; this translates as MKFEKVQKALQYRTRDIAGCLITHEHGDHAKYTDQYLKNGINCYMTRGTMKAKNIQSHRLHAVKAKQETRIGTWSILPFEIEHDAAEPVGFLLKSTQGYKVLYLTDTKYCKYSFKGLTHLMLEVNYIYEKMQENVQKGSIHQGLANRIMDSHFSLEYALKLLRVNDLTQLQQIHLIHLSNTNSDAQLIKQQVQEASGVPVYIGGL
- the ssb gene encoding single-stranded DNA-binding protein; translated protein: MDNNDCKFIGRITKDLELRESTNGTKYLLFDIAVQRRFKNNEDEYESDFINCIAFNKTAEFINNYAKKGYLIGVEGEIQNNNRERQDGTINYGTQLKVSKVNSQVLFLNKEKSTNSTNQSGNAQSGQRNKTNQGSYQSNGSNPFSNANGPIDINDDDLPF
- a CDS encoding DnaD domain protein, which translates into the protein MTGWIKVHRQVMDHWIWEDAERFKWWMEIILLTNHTDKKTVIGGELITIRRGTFHTSELKLSERWGVSRNRVRRFLQLLEDDDMISTKKTTNGTTIKVHNYGVYQGKNEEEKQPMKQPTKQRAEHPTEQQTEQQEDSGRYKTKNVKKDKNVKNEKNEKKKVSTVYDFYQESGFGIINQYTAQDITYYLESFENDSDEIVTAALKLALDRNKVNWGYAKAILKDWLKSNLKSMDEVRAYEKQKMTNYKNKSNEPYILKSIEKTPQWVSDNSYKNKRSSEEERMSTEERKAFEETKKQMEKEIIEWSEEFGRTT